From Candidatus Amoebophilus asiaticus 5a2, the proteins below share one genomic window:
- a CDS encoding ankyrin repeat domain-containing protein gives MKNNYTLTQQLIARLLLIGLCLQSCGEGFDNHPLISTQEEQIDQVQVTAKQLADTTFIPKEDHQIDLDQEANELQPAASQGDSSLLNKYQKVGGQGNNIVVIQEQDRKDKPIKRNEKVGVVHYSNNKLTIRDSRPATKQPYTSPANKTTQSIAGQQQLVVNNSMKALLTNQVCITKEGYQLKFEQKGAGTLEAIVENRFPTGFTKQRLPVVIDGGLSCTEAAVGNIAWQKQFIHVSDQYVYVGQNGLLGGGKDKGLVSEEEQEEANEKEPLGTEINLSKEAIKSLWQIGQEVGEEKYRDRALGLLALEALNKGGVYTTRYLKKLNQLGTIPIIVGNQSALPAAWQGKTPDELQAVLHTLYLQALEGKERHLSTLAKAEQAAEQLAILELKYHFQKLLEPTSLEKEGLVKDIQKGIDRLGILPMSELISLRKSYLSYLVREALTMDLATNTAHVKKFIEKVGELAQKGKSKAKHSQTEREALNAFSGKLYRQLGGLSKKLSQNSHEAVKSIEWQRSYYLKATKLKDAVAYYQLGLLYGDSNSTYYDMHEAKEALEESARLGYVLAFYALSEHYEKEGDTELALYWQEQAAKKGHPQALYKLSRASEQEARLNYLEQAGFSGDSQAQYALGNYYWGQGDYATAIEWYNKAAYQGVQASYAYLGIAARKGLGCPKDIQAALGYYLRSEKAGEDNAIARYGRARLYEKGEGVKADLGTALSLYTQASELGHAKASYHAGKLHLSGQVEGCNIQAGYALLEKAGKAGIYQACLLLGKLYEHGWGRLPDPTAALHWYSQAAINSSKAKRMSDLAQLALLHKLDNDIGIEEEKKLSLLDQASLVEKNKYMRLEEAYQEAQKAKVAGEEMLQFLRDRNRKYKLDLVEKSRALEQLKGHNEAEKGKLYQQLQENEEQVKKLTEKLCLYEQENSLAKKNAALLHHQLTDKEQAYQALNKQEVNLRRQLAEKEEAYKKLMQEKYLQQKTNKELAQLLINKEKYLLHAAVENGQLAVVKMFLKKGANIQAKDVEGKSPLHLAARAGHLEIAKLLLEKGADTEARNSYGNSPLHSATKNGQLEIAKLLLESGADIEAKGEYDISPLGYAVHYNHPEVAKLLIEHGAYFDIKGKNRIFNGVNMLFWVARCGYLEIAKLLLEHGADVNVKDERGNSLLTSLCASQKPHIDTAKFLIEKGADVNAKDGLGNTPLYKAVEQGYLELARLLIDKGADLLATNNQGLTPLQVVTQKNHTALVELLTKK, from the coding sequence ATGAAAAACAATTATACCCTCACACAGCAACTGATAGCTCGTCTTCTACTTATAGGATTATGCTTACAAAGCTGTGGTGAAGGATTCGACAACCATCCACTTATTTCTACACAAGAAGAGCAAATAGACCAGGTACAGGTTACTGCTAAGCAGTTAGCAGATACAACCTTTATTCCAAAGGAAGATCATCAAATTGATTTAGATCAGGAAGCAAACGAGCTACAACCTGCTGCTAGCCAAGGAGACTCTAGTTTACTTAATAAATATCAAAAGGTAGGAGGACAAGGAAATAATATAGTTGTCATACAGGAGCAAGACAGAAAAGATAAACCAATTAAGCGTAATGAAAAGGTAGGTGTAGTACACTATAGTAATAACAAGCTAACGATAAGAGATAGTCGGCCAGCAACAAAGCAACCGTACACTAGCCCAGCAAACAAAACTACCCAAAGTATTGCAGGCCAGCAGCAGCTCGTCGTTAATAATAGCATGAAAGCATTACTAACCAACCAGGTGTGTATCACAAAAGAAGGCTACCAATTAAAATTTGAACAAAAAGGGGCAGGTACATTAGAGGCTATCGTAGAAAATAGATTTCCTACTGGCTTTACTAAGCAACGCTTACCTGTTGTAATAGATGGAGGATTAAGTTGCACTGAGGCAGCCGTTGGCAATATAGCTTGGCAGAAGCAGTTCATCCATGTTAGCGATCAATATGTGTATGTAGGCCAGAACGGTTTACTAGGAGGAGGAAAAGATAAGGGTCTAGTATCCGAAGAAGAACAAGAGGAAGCCAATGAGAAAGAGCCGCTTGGAACAGAAATAAACCTATCTAAAGAAGCCATCAAGAGCTTATGGCAGATTGGGCAAGAGGTAGGAGAAGAAAAATATCGTGATAGAGCCTTAGGGCTTTTAGCCTTGGAAGCGCTCAACAAAGGAGGCGTATATACAACGCGTTATTTAAAGAAATTGAATCAACTAGGTACAATCCCTATTATAGTAGGTAACCAATCAGCCTTACCAGCAGCATGGCAAGGTAAAACACCGGATGAATTACAAGCGGTCTTACACACCTTGTACCTACAAGCATTAGAAGGGAAAGAAAGGCATTTATCCACCCTTGCCAAAGCTGAGCAGGCAGCTGAGCAGCTAGCTATTTTGGAGCTTAAGTATCACTTTCAAAAACTTTTAGAACCTACTAGCCTAGAAAAAGAAGGGCTTGTTAAAGATATACAAAAAGGGATTGATAGATTAGGCATACTCCCTATGAGTGAGCTAATATCCTTACGAAAATCCTACCTCAGTTACTTAGTGCGAGAAGCCTTAACAATGGATTTAGCAACCAATACGGCCCATGTTAAAAAGTTTATAGAAAAGGTAGGAGAGTTAGCACAAAAAGGAAAGAGTAAGGCTAAGCATAGTCAGACAGAGCGAGAAGCTTTAAATGCTTTCTCGGGCAAGCTATACCGCCAGTTAGGGGGCCTCTCTAAAAAGCTAAGCCAGAACTCCCATGAAGCAGTAAAGAGTATAGAATGGCAGCGTAGTTATTATCTAAAAGCGACCAAGCTAAAAGATGCGGTTGCCTATTATCAGCTAGGGTTGCTATACGGAGATAGTAATAGTACATATTATGATATGCATGAAGCCAAAGAAGCCTTAGAGGAATCAGCCCGACTCGGGTATGTACTGGCTTTCTATGCCTTAAGCGAGCATTATGAAAAAGAAGGGGACACAGAATTAGCCCTGTATTGGCAAGAGCAAGCAGCCAAGAAAGGACATCCCCAGGCACTTTACAAGTTATCTCGAGCCTCTGAGCAAGAAGCTCGTTTAAACTACTTAGAACAAGCAGGTTTTTCAGGAGATAGCCAGGCCCAATATGCATTAGGTAACTATTACTGGGGTCAAGGGGATTATGCTACGGCTATTGAATGGTACAATAAAGCAGCCTACCAAGGTGTGCAAGCTTCCTATGCCTATTTAGGAATTGCGGCCCGTAAAGGGTTAGGTTGTCCTAAAGATATCCAAGCGGCTTTGGGTTATTATCTTCGGTCTGAGAAAGCAGGAGAAGATAATGCCATTGCCCGGTATGGAAGGGCTAGACTTTATGAAAAAGGAGAAGGCGTAAAGGCAGACCTAGGTACTGCATTAAGTCTCTATACCCAGGCTAGTGAACTAGGCCATGCAAAGGCCTCCTATCATGCAGGCAAGTTGCATTTAAGTGGGCAAGTAGAAGGATGCAATATTCAAGCCGGGTATGCGCTTTTAGAAAAAGCAGGTAAAGCAGGGATATACCAAGCATGCTTGCTTTTAGGTAAGCTGTATGAACATGGTTGGGGCAGGCTACCAGATCCAACAGCAGCCTTACATTGGTATAGCCAGGCCGCAATAAATTCATCCAAGGCTAAACGTATGAGCGACTTAGCTCAATTAGCATTGCTACATAAGCTAGATAATGATATTGGAATCGAAGAAGAAAAAAAATTATCGTTGCTAGACCAAGCTTCATTAGTAGAAAAAAATAAGTATATGCGACTTGAAGAAGCATATCAGGAAGCTCAGAAAGCTAAAGTTGCTGGAGAGGAAATGCTACAATTTTTAAGGGACCGGAATCGAAAATATAAACTTGATCTAGTAGAAAAGAGTAGAGCACTCGAACAACTCAAAGGTCATAACGAAGCAGAAAAAGGAAAGTTATACCAGCAATTACAAGAGAATGAGGAACAAGTTAAGAAATTAACAGAAAAACTTTGTTTGTATGAACAAGAGAATAGCTTAGCTAAAAAAAATGCTGCTCTTTTGCACCATCAACTAACCGATAAAGAGCAAGCCTACCAAGCTCTTAACAAACAAGAAGTAAATTTAAGAAGACAACTAGCAGAAAAAGAAGAAGCGTACAAGAAGCTAATGCAGGAGAAATATCTCCAACAAAAAACTAATAAAGAATTAGCCCAGTTATTAATCAATAAAGAGAAATATCTACTTCATGCGGCTGTTGAAAATGGTCAACTAGCAGTAGTCAAGATGTTCCTAAAAAAAGGAGCTAATATACAGGCTAAGGATGTAGAGGGTAAATCACCTTTGCATTTAGCTGCTCGTGCAGGCCACCTAGAAATAGCCAAGCTGTTACTAGAAAAAGGAGCTGATACAGAGGCTAGAAATAGCTATGGTAATTCGCCCTTGCACTCTGCTACTAAGAATGGTCAACTAGAAATAGCCAAGCTGTTACTAGAATCCGGAGCAGATATAGAGGCTAAGGGTGAATATGATATATCGCCCTTGGGTTATGCTGTTCATTATAATCACCCAGAAGTAGCCAAGCTATTAATAGAACACGGCGCATATTTCGATATTAAGGGTAAAAATCGTATTTTCAATGGTGTTAACATGCTGTTTTGGGTTGCTAGATGCGGTTATTTAGAAATAGCCAAGCTGTTACTAGAACACGGAGCAGATGTAAATGTTAAGGATGAACGTGGTAATTCTCTCTTAACGAGTTTGTGTGCTTCCCAAAAACCCCATATAGATACAGCTAAATTTTTAATAGAGAAAGGAGCTGATGTAAATGCTAAGGATGGATTGGGTAATACTCCTTTATATAAAGCTGTAGAGCAAGGCTACTTAGAATTAGCCAGACTATTAATAGACAAAGGAGCTGACCTGCTGGCTACAAATAACCAGGGCTTAACACCTCTGCAGGTAGTTACCCAAAAAAACCATACCGCATTAGTTGAATTATTAACCAAAAAGTAA
- the dprA gene encoding DNA-processing protein DprA, with the protein MHEQEKIYQLALSLIKGIGFNTWKRIIEKFKTAQAIFQASKTSLTGNLPGIPLSIIQAILAKDTLSIAEKLVGAHQKNGIQVLSFFDESYPLRLKHIATPSSFLFCQGNMNFSMSKVISIVGTRKATPYGKSFVEKFIAGLREYEEILVVSGLAYGIDLQAHKMCLRYGLSTVGVLAGGLDKIYPTAHKKVALDMLADGGLVSEIPIGSTLETFQFPQRNRIIAGLADATVVVEADYKSGAIITANFANAYNREVFAVPGNIDATYSAGCNHLIKTQQAHLLTSTDDLAYIMNWQKCSQPNNLINSHKEKLVGLSQVEQEIVQVLKLLQKEAYIDEISQQIQLSPSQVSSMLLQLELKNIVECLPGNKFKLVKF; encoded by the coding sequence ATGCATGAACAAGAAAAAATTTATCAATTAGCTTTGAGCCTTATTAAAGGTATAGGATTTAATACATGGAAGAGGATAATTGAAAAATTCAAAACAGCTCAGGCAATTTTCCAGGCATCAAAGACATCCCTCACAGGTAATCTGCCAGGTATTCCCTTATCTATTATACAAGCTATTTTAGCTAAGGATACGCTATCGATAGCAGAGAAATTAGTGGGTGCACATCAAAAGAATGGTATACAGGTTCTCTCCTTTTTTGATGAATCTTACCCCTTGCGCCTTAAACATATTGCTACTCCTTCCAGTTTTTTATTTTGCCAGGGTAATATGAATTTTAGTATGTCTAAGGTTATAAGTATTGTAGGCACTAGAAAGGCTACCCCTTATGGGAAAAGCTTTGTGGAAAAGTTTATAGCAGGTTTAAGGGAATATGAAGAGATTCTAGTTGTTAGTGGATTGGCATATGGTATTGATCTTCAAGCACATAAAATGTGTTTACGTTATGGATTATCTACAGTAGGTGTATTGGCAGGTGGGTTAGACAAGATTTATCCGACAGCCCATAAAAAGGTAGCTCTAGATATGTTAGCCGATGGTGGCTTGGTAAGTGAAATTCCTATTGGTAGCACATTAGAAACTTTCCAATTTCCCCAAAGAAACAGAATTATTGCAGGATTGGCAGATGCTACTGTTGTGGTAGAGGCAGACTATAAAAGTGGTGCTATTATTACAGCTAATTTTGCTAATGCTTATAACAGAGAGGTATTTGCTGTGCCAGGTAATATTGATGCTACTTATTCAGCTGGCTGTAACCATTTAATTAAAACTCAACAAGCGCATCTATTAACAAGTACTGATGATCTAGCTTATATAATGAATTGGCAAAAGTGCTCTCAACCAAATAATCTTATAAATTCACATAAAGAAAAATTGGTAGGCCTTAGTCAAGTAGAGCAAGAGATAGTACAAGTATTAAAATTGTTACAAAAAGAAGCTTATATTGATGAGATAAGTCAACAAATTCAATTATCTCCTAGCCAGGTTTCATCTATGCTTTTGCAACTAGAATTAAAAAATATTGTCGAATGTCTGCCAGGTAATAAGTTTAAGCTAGTGAAATTTTAA